AAGATGATCACTCTTTTAAAGATTGTCCACTGCACAATCAGTTGTGCTTCTCTTCAACCTGCAACTACAAACCCACCCTAAGAATATGCAACAATCAACACAATAAGCACATAACTTACCTTGTATGTGAACAATGTGGAGATTTTACATGGGCTTCAGATGCTATCTTCATTGctgcaaaagaaaaagttagagtTTCTACTAATCAAATAGCTGATCTAGTTACAAAGCTAGGGAAAAGTCTTCAtatgtaataatttttaattttatgtgTAAGACCATgatttaaaagaaataaaaagtacTTCATTTCAGTTACAGCTTATAATTTTTATGGTAATTACTTATTATGCTTGTTATAACTTACATGATGAAGTTAATTGCAGGGCTAGATCTCTGTGAGCCTTATTCTAACTCTTCTTTTTTCTGTTGCGCGCAGATTCAAGTTTCAttttaacatatatatatatatcgatcGATTGAATTCGTTGTAACTGATGAATAAAGATTGGATTCATTGGCCAAGGTTAATATGTTTAACTTAAGGATACATATTAACTATATTCTTTACATCAGTTTGCTAGATTGTTTACGTTAATATTACGTACGGTGTTCTGATTTTATCTATCTTTTATGTAGGGGTGATCTTCCATATCAGAATGCATTGAAGAATTTCATAGAAACTGTTTGTCAAAAACTTGGAAATCCTTCTAAGTTCGGTTGTCCTTGTGTTGATTGTAAGAATCTTTCTTTGTCACTTCCTCCGAATATAGTGCATCTTCACTTGCTGAAACGAGGTATGGATCCTACATACACCGAGTGGGTTTTTCATGGGGAACCGACTACCATTTCTAATGATGTTCACCAAGAGAGAGCGACACATGGTTCAGAACATATACAAGTAGAGAATAATTTTGAAGGTGATGCACATCAAGATCAGGGCCATGAAATCAGGCAGGACGAGGGGTTGGACAACCAGGTGGATGAGGCGGCTGACATTCCGTTATACCCCAATTGTACAACACACACACAGTTATCTATCACTGTTGAGTTGTATAGGCACAAGACAGTTAATGGTATATCTAGGAAGGCTTTTGACGAGCTTCTCAAGACAATTGGTTCGCTGTTTCCGCCAGGTCATTGTCTTCCTAAAAGCACATATAAAGTGAAgaatcttctgaaatcttatcaaTTGACTTACGAGAAAATACATGCCTGTGAGAATGATTGTTGCTTGTTTAGAAAAGATTTGAAAGATGTAGATGAATGTCCTAAATGTCATTATTCTAGGTGGAAGCAAGACACATCTAACATGGACGACCTCAACGATGCAGACATGATAGACAAGCCCAAAAAGAAGATACCAGTGAAGGTTCTTAGATACTTCCCCCTTGTTCCGAGAATGAAGAGATTATATCAATAAGCAGAGCTGGCTGAGCATTTGATATAGCACGCGACGAACAAGAGTAAAGATGGGAAGATGCGTCATCGTTCAGATTCTTTGGCTTGGAAGCACATAGACCATAGGTTTCCCGCATTGGATTTAGATTCGCGTAATCTGCGTCTTGGGATTGCTGCTAATGGATTCAATCCGTTTGGCGATCCTTCCGCAACCCACAGCTGTTGGCCGGTGATGATCGCGATTTATAATTTGCAGCCCCAAGCGTGTATGCAAGCTGAAAACATTATTCTGAGCATGATGATTCCAGGAAAAAAGAAACCCGGTAAGGACATTGATGTATACTTGCATCCATTGATTGATGATCTGATTGAGTTGTGGGAAAACGGCGTGAAAGTGTATGATTCGTTTAGTAAAACAGAATTTAACTTGAAGgcttattgatgtggacaattaaTGATTTCCCTGCATATGGAAATCTATCTGGATGTACATATAAAGGGAAAGCAGCCTGTCCTCTTTGTGGTGATAATACTCTTAGTGTCTGGTTGCCATTTAGTCGTAAAACTGTATACATGAATCGTAGGAGATTTCTTCGTGATAATCATCCTTTTCGGCAGAAAAAAGACATGTTTAATGGAGAAATTGAGAGGAGAGAAAAACCACCTGTTATGTCTGGTGCTGAGGTGTTTGAACGTCAGAGTAGTATTGTGAATGATTTTGGGAAAGCGGAGAAGAACGAGGaggagaaaaggaaaaaaaagaggaaaataagaagaagaatcagaagaagaagaataataagaagaTGGTAAAGGAAAAGGGTCAGAGTAGTGCGACAAAAGGTGCAAAGGATGGTAATTCTAATTGTGGGAAGCGGAAAAGAGATGTTGTTTCTGATGCGGCTAGATTTGGTGCACCTGACGAGGAAACTGAGCTTCGGGTGTTTAACTGACGGTCGATATTCTTCGACCTGCCTTACTGGAAGGTCAATTCTAACTTCACATTTACTTGTTAAATAGTTTCGTGCACATGATCATCTATGCTTGAACTCACTATAACCTGATTAGCCCCTGAACTTCCAAATAACAGTTTTATGAGGTTCTGTCATGTTTGCTTGAACTCACTATAActtcatatacatatatattataTTGTCAAAATGGATTTATAGGTAATTATATATGTGTAAAACTTGATTTTCATTGAACATGGACTCATCTTTTTTTTTGGGAATTACTAATGTTAGGTTTTTTTCATGAATTCCTAGGATTTTTTACTACGACATAATATTGATGTTATGCATTGGTACTATTTTGAATATAAAGTTCAAAACAAAAGATGGTTTGAATTCCCGTAATGATCTGAAGAGTATGGGAATACGACCAGAATTGCATCCAGAAGTGATAAATGGCAAAACAATTCTTCGAGCAGCACCATACAGCTTAAGCCACAAGAATAAGGCTATACTTTATAATAGGATGAGAAATATGAAGGTTCCATATGGGTATATTTCGGATCTTAGGAAGCATTTCTCGAAAGATGGTTGCTTAGGTGTCCTTAAggctcatgattaccatgttcttATGCAACAAATATTACATGTAGCTTTGAGGGGACTTTTACCTGAGGGGCCAAGTAAGGCGATTTTCAGGTTGTGTTCTTATTTTCACGAAATATGCCAAAGGGTAGTTGATCTCGAAAAATTAGTAGAACTTGAAGTATAAGTTGCTGAGACTTTATGTATGTTGGAGGTGTACTTCCCtccatcattttttgatgtgatgGTGCACTTGACAATTCACCTAGCTCGAGAAGTGTGTTTATGTGGACCTGTACAATATCgttggatgtatccatttgaaaggtGTGTTATGCAACATGTCAGTAGCTTTCCCTTGTAGCTTAGAGTTACTACCTAATATTTAAGTGTTCTAACTGGTATAACTGTTTCATATATATGCTACTTTCGTATAAGTATATGAAGACATTCAAAGAATATGTTAAAAATTACGCACTACCTGAAGCTTGTATAGAAGAGTGTTATCTTGGAATTGAGTGTGTTAGGTATTGGATTCTCAAGGATCAAGCAGCTGaaataagagaaaacccaaggccTGATAAAACGATGGTACCACACCGGCAGCACTCCTCTTTCTAAAGGTGAACAAGTGCGTATGGATAGTGAAAAGCTAAAGGTTGCTCACAGATATGTGCTTTTTAACACAGCATAAATTGACCCATATCTGACGTAAATATCACGTTGTTGTTcattagaaatggtttgtcaGTTAATacgtcatgttttgattttacttttATCTTAGAATGCATATGGATGAGTTAAAATCTTTCGTTGGTAGGTCTGTTACCAATGAAGACCAGCTCATTTCCATGCAGTCAGAAACATTCGCAGATTGGTTTAAAAAAAAGGTACGTTTTTCCCACTTTTAGTCAGATTGCGCACCTTAGTAGCTAGTTTAATCACTTATGGCTTTTGAGACTTCAGAAAACACAATTAGAACCATTGTCCATGGATGTGCTATATAGATTGTTTGTTTCTGTTTTCATGTATGGGTTCAAGATATATGTTTGATTTTGTCACTTAAAACCATCAATTTAGGCACATAATCGCTATAAATATGTCTTTTCATGCTTAGAGATAaccattttatttatatttttatgtTATGATCGTATGCATTTATAGGTTTATATGCAAATGGAACAAGGAATGTCATTATCAAACACGGTAGAGTGGTTGTCAAAAGGGCTTTTAGAAAACTGCGTGTCATATAAAGGCTTGCTTATCAACTGGTCTAGGTTTCTTACGAAGGATGTTCAAAGAGTCACACAAAACAATGGTGtctcaattgaatcaaaaacTTTAGTTGCAGGACGATCAGAAACCACTGGTTTCTATGGTGTTTTAGAAGAAATTCTGGTGTTGGACTACATTACCCTTCAAGTTCCCATATTCAAATGTGACTGGGCTCACACCTATTTTGGTGTGAAGGTAGAGAAAGGATTCACATTAGTCAACTTAAAGCAGCATAAGAACCAATTTCGTAACGACCCGTTCATTTTAGCATCACAAGCGCGACAAGTTTTTTATTCTCGAGAGTCAGATATATCTAACTGGTATGTGATGATAAAACCACCACCTAGGGGTTTCCATGAATTAGAGGTATACAATGAAAACGATGACACAAGTTCCCAACCTGTGGATACTTCAACTCTTGGATTACAAATGGGTGGCGAGAGCGAGAGTTACGTAAGAGAAGATACTGAATTTGTCGTAGTGGTTccgagaaagaagaagaacaataggaagaagaaaaagttcaCATGTTAGGTCAGTATATAGTGTACGTATTGTGTTTACTGCTATATTTTCTTACTGTCTTCGTCGTTCTCGTTGCTGTCATTGTGTATCTTGTTGTCACAGGatcttttgtttttcctttgttGATACTATAATTGTTCTTCTGATTGTGATGTTTGATCTTATTATTGTGATTAGGAATGTGATTGTGATGTTTGACCTTAGTTCCGAGTGAACACCCTTTTTTAACTCCGCCAGTGAAAATGATTTTTCATTTCATTGCCGGTCTCGAGCCCGGAGAAAGGAGGAGAGAAGAAGGGAATATGTGATGGTAGAGTCATTTACAGTCAGAGAACTAGATATGCACAGTAATTTGTCTTCTTTTTCGTGTTTAGTTACCATTTGGTGCTATGGGTTGTCATTGTTTCTGaaaaatttccattttttttatgttttttggtgGATTAGAAGAAATTGGGTACTTGAAGTCTTGAAATGTGAAATGAAGTGCCAGGTAACTAATAGATATGAAATGAGATGCATTATCATGGTAGAATGTATGTGATTGTTTCAGGGAAGGATTGTTTACAGGGAAGGCTTTGCGCTGTTTGCGGATCAGGCGACTGAGCCTTATTTTTAAACATCATCTTTTGTTTTTGCAACTCTTATAAATGTTGTTAACGGCTGTCATGAAGTTAGTACATATAAAAACCACAGACCTGACAGTGTTGTGACAGTGTAGGCATGGTTGATGGTATGGACTTCCACGCATGAGGCTCAGGATCAAATCCCCGCACCCTCTTTTTTTCCCAACATCCTATATTTttgcttcaacaacacttataatggTTGTTAtaaatttgaataaaaaaaagCACTAAAAcccaaaacttgtgaactgtaaggatggttgatgggtTGAACTAACACACAGTAGGTTTCAAGTTCGAATCCCCTTAAcactattctttttttttttcatattttgtttatcTTCAACGACTCTTGCGACTAGTTGCGATAGGATTACGAACTACGTATCTTGAAAACGGTTGTGAATCTAAATGgcgtcacaacagttttgcttAAAGGGTTGTCGTTTGTTTTTTTGTCGCAACCCTTTGGTCTCGGGGGTTAGTACTGATGCCCTTCCACGACACTTCCTTTGAAAAAAGTTGCAAAATATATGATGTTCTACGACATTTAGCAAAGGGTTGCGAAACTCCAGTTGCGGATGTATATTTTTCCTGTAGtggaatctccaagtgttaacaGTGAGGCATACacaaaatacccgtacaggccacatttctcggtgtgttatactagcccgattgagcccacctctctcagtgtgttatactagaccgattgagcatacatctctcggtgtgttatactagcccgattgagcatatttgaatctggactgacagtctcagaaacaatcacgaccaagcaagttggccgcatgatttaaccagcctagacgatcctcagtaggagaaggctaccatcttaatgaccaccagcggggccgtttatgccctggtcggtcgaatccataccacgcctcccaaacaaccaccgaacaccagcctagagtggatggttgggctggtatggagcagcttggaaaacatgtacgcacaagactgccagtGTCAGTCTCAAACAGATCGcgttcgtccaacttcaccgacatggttggacgacatagatcgtcccatggccggttggacaagcgttgtcctgcacaccggcgggcccccttcacgcctgcataatcgaccacctcacgacctagccagggagaagcaaacgctcgcccaaagttcgGCTGGCGTGATActttaagggtcgcaggaaattccactaaaggtcttaaattgatcacgaccatccaacctcccaaacatgtttggatggcttagatcagacccatagacGTCAGgaaggtattggcatgttcaccaccggcccaatgtgggccccacatggtcggcctacccaaaagaggagcgtagcttgccaattcgtccagccaaagtaacgtggacatgaaaccctattagggtttgcggcatatcacatatgtcgcaaatcagtcgcgaccatccatcttcgcaggcatagatggagggtgtagatgtagactcaaagggtcccaagcatgtcaacacgatcgtcgtgggcccgtctacatgcGTGACCAATCGGCCAACACCGACCATGGCTAgttgcctcgattcgtgcgcccaaactaggcatggtcgcgcggttccaattgcaaaccgatctcgaccactcaactttgccagaCAAATCGAGTGGGCTTAGATCACATTTTCATGGGACAGTGAGTTAtagacgtgtacaccggcaagccgtctacacgcatgcccggtcggtcttgccaaaaacatctcccatgcatggattcgaccaagctgaaagaaggtacttgcgcacctcctaaaccctaatctgacggtcgcagatgtgggtcgcaagtcatctcgtccgtccaacttcgccatcttgGAAGGActgcctaagacaggagttaggcaaccagtgaggcgtcaccacgatcaccgtccaccactcttccacatggggtgATCGGCCAAATCAGGGCTTGCTTGTATAACCTCCAaaagatcactcgaagatggctggacgtgatacAATTTTAACacgcttaaattcgtgacttactccgttaagcttaaaacagcgatgcttcatacatgctgaatatatttgaTGCGTTACCTGCatggaatacacacgatatttcataaatatcgacttcctaaataacttagttatttaatctagcatcacatgctactttttgtgggtcccacatccacacattcgagacatcaagcatgtcacaaactgggggatacatactggggtatcgAGTCACtgca
This genomic stretch from Papaver somniferum cultivar HN1 chromosome 5, ASM357369v1, whole genome shotgun sequence harbors:
- the LOC113279011 gene encoding uncharacterized protein LOC113279011 — protein: MRHRSDSLAWKHIDHRFPALDLDSRNLRLGIAANGFNPFGDPSATHSCWPVMIAIYNLQPQACMQAENIILSMMIPGKKKPGLLMWTINDFPAYGNLSGCTYKGKAACPLCGDNTLSVWLPFSRKTVYMNRRRFLRDNHPFRQKKDMFNGEIERREKPPVMSGAEFKTKDGLNSRNDLKSMGIRPELHPEVINGKTILRAAPYSLSHKNKAILYNRMRNMKVPYGYISDLRKHFSKDGCLGVLKAHDYHVLMQQILHVALRGLLPEGPSKAIFRMHMDELKSFVGRSVTNEDQLISMQSETFADWFKKKVYMQMEQGMSLSNTVEWLSKGLLENCVSYKGLLINWSRFLTKDVQRVTQNNGVSIESKTLVAGRSETTGFYGVLEEILVLDYITLQVPIFKCDWAHTYFGVKVEKGFTLVNLKQHKNQFRNDPFILASQARQVFYSRESDISNWYVMIKPPPRGFHELEVYNENDDTSSQPVDTSTLGLQMGGESESYVREDTEFVVVVPRKKKNNRKKKKFTC